The following coding sequences lie in one Streptomyces albofaciens JCM 4342 genomic window:
- the paaC gene encoding 1,2-phenylacetyl-CoA epoxidase subunit PaaC, with translation MKPAPNAAAPAATTPPATASAATGTATPAPAGSLARDVAAAAPALALGDDALVLSHRLGEWAGHAPVLEEEVALANIALDLLGQARVLLSLAGDEDELAYLREERSFRNCQLVEQPNGDFAHTIARQLYFSTYQELLYAQLAVGDGPLAPLAAKAAKEVAYHRDHAEQWTLRLGDGTEESHERMQRGLDALWRFTGELFEPVPGLDLDLTALHDDWITRIASVLTRATLTVPQGPSRGAWTAGAGRQGLHTEPFGRMLAEMQHLHRSHPGATW, from the coding sequence GTGAAGCCCGCACCGAACGCTGCCGCCCCGGCCGCGACCACCCCGCCCGCGACCGCCTCGGCCGCCACGGGCACCGCGACCCCCGCCCCCGCGGGCTCGCTGGCCCGGGACGTCGCCGCCGCTGCCCCGGCCCTGGCCCTCGGCGACGACGCCCTCGTCCTCTCCCACCGGCTGGGGGAGTGGGCCGGACACGCCCCCGTCCTCGAAGAGGAGGTGGCGCTCGCCAACATCGCGCTGGACCTCCTCGGCCAGGCCCGCGTCCTGCTCTCCCTCGCCGGTGACGAGGACGAGCTGGCGTATCTGCGTGAGGAACGCTCCTTCCGCAACTGCCAGCTCGTCGAGCAGCCCAACGGCGACTTCGCCCACACCATCGCCCGCCAGCTGTACTTCTCCACCTACCAGGAGCTGCTGTACGCCCAACTGGCCGTAGGCGACGGCCCCTTGGCACCGCTCGCCGCCAAGGCGGCAAAAGAAGTCGCCTACCACCGCGACCACGCCGAGCAGTGGACCCTGCGCCTGGGCGACGGCACCGAGGAGAGCCACGAGCGCATGCAACGCGGCCTGGACGCCCTGTGGCGCTTCACCGGCGAGCTCTTCGAGCCGGTCCCGGGCCTCGACCTGGACCTCACCGCCCTGCACGACGACTGGATCACGCGCATAGCCTCCGTCCTGACCCGCGCCACCCTCACCGTCCCCCAGGGCCCGAGCCGCGGCGCCTGGACCGCGGGAGCCGGACGCCAGGGCCTGCACACCGAACCGTTCGGCCGGATGCTCGCCGAGATGCAGCATCTGCACCGCAGCCACCCGGGGGCGACATGGTGA
- the paaB gene encoding 1,2-phenylacetyl-CoA epoxidase subunit PaaB, translating to MTTNGTADGARPDSRTGQGEPEPAAAASQAAAGASAGPADWPLWEVFVRSRRGLSHTHAGSLHAPDAEMALRNARDLYTRRSEGISIWVVPSAAISASSPDEKDSFFEPAADKPYRHPTFYEIPEGVQHL from the coding sequence ATGACCACGAACGGCACGGCGGACGGCGCGCGTCCGGACAGCCGTACGGGCCAGGGCGAGCCGGAGCCGGCCGCCGCGGCTTCGCAGGCGGCAGCCGGGGCGTCGGCGGGCCCCGCCGACTGGCCCTTGTGGGAGGTCTTCGTCCGCAGCCGGCGCGGCCTGTCGCACACCCACGCCGGCAGCCTGCACGCCCCGGACGCAGAGATGGCCCTGCGCAACGCCCGCGATCTGTACACCCGCCGCTCCGAAGGCATCTCGATCTGGGTGGTCCCCTCCGCCGCGATCTCCGCCTCCTCCCCGGACGAGAAGGACTCCTTCTTCGAGCCGGCCGCCGACAAGCCCTACCGCCACCCGACGTTCTACGAGATCCCGGAGGGGGTGCAGCACCTGTGA
- the paaA gene encoding 1,2-phenylacetyl-CoA epoxidase subunit PaaA, with protein sequence MTTIAAGTESLAALEAGFEAAVATDERIEPRDWMPDAYRASLVRQIAQHAHSEIIGMQPEANWITRAPSLRRKAILMAKVQDEAGHGLYLYSAAETLGVGRDELLDKLHSGRQKYSSIFNYPTLTWADVGAIGWLVDGAAITNQVPLCRCSYGPYARAMVRVCKEESFHQRQGYELLLALSRGTAAQHAMAQDAVDRWWWPSLMMFGPPDDESAHSARSMAWKIKRHSNDELRQRFVDICVPQAESLGLTLPDPDLTWNEQRGHWDFGPIDWDEFREVLKGNGPCNEQRITQRRRAHEDGAWVRDAAAAYAAKHGEGNR encoded by the coding sequence ATGACGACGATCGCGGCGGGCACGGAGTCCCTTGCGGCCCTGGAAGCCGGCTTCGAGGCGGCCGTGGCCACGGACGAGCGCATCGAGCCCCGTGACTGGATGCCGGACGCCTACCGCGCCTCGCTGGTGCGCCAGATAGCGCAGCACGCCCACTCCGAGATCATCGGCATGCAGCCGGAGGCGAACTGGATCACGCGCGCGCCGTCGCTGCGCCGCAAGGCGATCCTGATGGCGAAGGTGCAGGACGAAGCGGGACACGGCCTGTATCTCTACAGCGCCGCCGAAACCCTCGGCGTCGGCCGCGACGAACTTCTCGACAAGCTCCACTCCGGCCGCCAGAAGTACTCCTCCATCTTCAACTACCCGACCCTGACCTGGGCGGACGTCGGGGCCATCGGCTGGCTGGTGGACGGCGCCGCGATCACGAACCAGGTCCCGCTGTGCCGCTGCTCCTACGGCCCCTACGCCCGCGCCATGGTCCGCGTCTGCAAGGAGGAGTCCTTCCACCAGCGCCAGGGCTACGAGCTCCTGCTCGCCCTGAGCCGGGGCACGGCCGCCCAGCACGCCATGGCGCAGGACGCGGTGGACCGCTGGTGGTGGCCGTCGCTGATGATGTTCGGCCCGCCCGACGACGAATCGGCGCACTCCGCCCGCTCCATGGCCTGGAAGATCAAGCGGCACTCCAACGACGAACTGCGCCAGCGCTTCGTGGACATCTGCGTGCCCCAGGCCGAGTCCCTGGGCCTCACGCTCCCGGACCCGGACCTGACGTGGAACGAGCAGCGCGGCCACTGGGACTTCGGCCCCATCGACTGGGACGAGTTCCGCGAGGTCCTCAAGGGCAACGGCCCTTGCAACGAACAGCGCATCACCCAGCGCCGCCGGGCCCACGAGGACGGCGCCTGGGTGCGCGACGCCGCGGCTGCCTACGCGGCCAAGCACGGGGAGGGAAACCGATGA